The following coding sequences are from one Leptospira mayottensis 200901116 window:
- the cas7e gene encoding type I-E CRISPR-associated protein Cas7/Cse4/CasC: protein MNRFIQIHFLTSYPPSNLNRDDLGRPKTAILGGANRLRISSQSLKRAWRTSDLFRETLSGHIGTRTKEKGKEIYQKLLDGKIPEKNARTWSKSIAGIFGKLKNPSEKELEKNPLLDLEIEQLSHFNKEENEAISSLIQKLIDTKKEPSNEDLNLLKKENSSSDIAMFGRMLASKPAFNIEAAVQVAHAITVHKVAIEDDFFTAVDDLNSGIEDVGAGHLGDVEFGSGLFYLYICVNRDQLLNNLNGNKDLAKRTIRALVETSSTISPTGKQNSFASRARALYCMTEKGNEQPRSLHSAFLNSVEDRGILNAAILKLESSRQNFEKVYGSCASGGFKTFNVDSGNGSLEEILEFAQED from the coding sequence GTGAACCGTTTCATCCAAATCCATTTCCTTACCTCTTATCCTCCCTCCAACTTGAACCGGGACGATTTAGGAAGACCCAAAACCGCGATTCTGGGAGGGGCAAACAGACTTAGAATATCCTCTCAAAGTTTAAAAAGAGCCTGGAGAACTTCGGATCTTTTTCGGGAAACGTTATCCGGTCATATCGGAACCAGAACCAAAGAAAAGGGGAAAGAAATTTATCAGAAATTATTGGATGGGAAAATCCCCGAAAAAAACGCAAGAACTTGGAGTAAGTCGATTGCGGGTATATTCGGAAAACTTAAAAATCCTTCGGAAAAAGAATTGGAAAAAAATCCTCTTTTGGATCTGGAAATAGAACAGCTTTCCCATTTCAACAAAGAAGAGAATGAGGCGATTTCTTCCTTAATCCAAAAATTGATCGATACCAAAAAAGAACCTTCCAACGAGGATCTGAATCTTTTAAAAAAAGAAAATTCCTCTTCGGATATTGCTATGTTCGGTAGAATGCTCGCTTCCAAACCCGCATTTAACATTGAAGCGGCCGTTCAAGTTGCTCACGCGATTACAGTTCATAAGGTTGCGATCGAAGACGATTTTTTTACGGCAGTAGACGACTTAAACAGCGGAATCGAGGACGTAGGAGCCGGTCATTTAGGAGACGTGGAATTTGGTTCCGGTCTTTTTTATCTTTATATCTGTGTCAATAGGGATCAACTTCTTAACAATCTGAACGGTAATAAGGATCTCGCCAAACGAACGATAAGAGCGTTAGTCGAAACATCATCTACGATTTCTCCCACGGGAAAACAAAACAGTTTCGCTTCCAGAGCGAGAGCTTTGTATTGTATGACAGAAAAAGGGAACGAACAACCCAGATCCCTACATTCCGCGTTTCTGAACTCCGTGGAAGATAGAGGAATCTTGAACGCGGCGATTTTGAAATTGGAATCCAGTAGACAAAACTTCGAAAAAGTATATGGCTCCTGCGCTTCCGGGGGTTTTAAAACTTTCAACGTGGACTCCGGAAACGGCTCCTTAGAAGAAATATTAGAATTTGCTCAAGAGGATTAG
- the cas5e gene encoding type I-E CRISPR-associated protein Cas5/CasD has translation MKDYLVFRLYGPLVSWGNIAVGEYRPSDSFPTKSAIIGLISASFGFDRSEDGKISELVESVFFATKVFTPGSLLRDYHTIQSPGNVKRFLLTRKDELLDSEYVETILSSRDYRVDAVYDVALSEKKRTSYSLKEIKNALLSPIYTPYLGRKSCPIALPMCPEILSSDSLLNAFEEYNKILMKKYESADYKDPLADLFSKSSANLFLWEDPAIELAEQDHIHSRRDTVLSRKRWQFQDRKEFFKSVSKA, from the coding sequence ATGAAAGATTATTTGGTTTTTCGTCTCTACGGTCCCCTCGTTTCTTGGGGAAATATAGCAGTCGGCGAATATCGTCCCAGCGATTCTTTTCCGACTAAATCCGCAATAATCGGTTTGATCTCGGCGTCTTTCGGGTTCGATCGCTCGGAGGATGGAAAAATTTCGGAACTCGTTGAAAGCGTTTTTTTTGCGACCAAAGTGTTCACTCCCGGAAGTCTATTACGGGATTATCATACGATCCAAAGCCCCGGAAACGTTAAACGGTTTTTACTCACTAGAAAGGACGAACTTTTAGACTCGGAATACGTTGAGACCATTCTTTCAAGTAGAGATTATAGAGTGGACGCCGTTTACGACGTCGCTCTCTCGGAAAAAAAACGAACCTCTTACTCACTGAAGGAAATTAAAAACGCTCTCTTGAGTCCGATTTATACTCCTTATTTAGGCAGAAAATCTTGTCCGATCGCTCTTCCTATGTGCCCCGAGATTTTGAGTTCTGATTCGCTTCTAAACGCATTCGAGGAATATAATAAAATTCTTATGAAAAAATACGAATCCGCGGATTACAAGGATCCCTTGGCGGATTTGTTTTCCAAATCGTCTGCGAACTTGTTTCTCTGGGAGGATCCGGCAATAGAATTGGCAGAGCAGGACCATATCCATTCTCGGAGAGACACAGTCCTGAGTCGAAAAAGATGGCAATTCCAAGACAGAAAGGAGTTTTTCAAAAGTGTGTCCAAAGCTTAA
- the cas6e gene encoding type I-E CRISPR-associated protein Cas6/Cse3/CasE, whose amino-acid sequence MFLSQLKLDTLNINNKIVFNWIQNPYNIHQRLWMAFPEYSSKDKLRDSPFLFQLDYNSDPGKISPRILVLSEKLPNWERAFQEFKVLTEIPVGNQIKQISPTFIQVGTVLRFSLTANPTKKRKDYRSLFKKELEGFPDKLDPSDRVSFLEGKSKLEDLKKTLTKDQFKKLKSKRIGIYHKKGLLDWLSKKGNDSGFSLLNAVVEFQSDISANKIKGSSSPSIPKIHTVTFSGILKITDPVKFKLAYSKGIGPSKAFGCGMLLLAKT is encoded by the coding sequence ATGTTTTTATCACAACTTAAATTAGATACTCTTAATATTAATAATAAAATCGTTTTTAACTGGATTCAAAATCCTTATAATATCCATCAAAGATTATGGATGGCTTTTCCCGAATATTCGTCGAAAGACAAACTTCGAGATTCTCCATTCCTTTTTCAATTGGATTATAATTCCGATCCCGGTAAAATTTCTCCAAGGATCCTCGTGCTTTCCGAAAAATTACCGAACTGGGAACGAGCCTTTCAAGAATTTAAGGTTCTTACGGAAATCCCAGTCGGGAATCAAATCAAACAAATTTCCCCGACTTTTATTCAAGTCGGCACGGTTCTGCGCTTTTCCCTTACTGCAAACCCCACAAAAAAACGTAAGGACTACCGTAGTTTGTTTAAGAAAGAACTTGAAGGTTTCCCTGACAAACTCGATCCTTCCGATCGTGTTTCCTTTTTGGAAGGAAAATCCAAACTGGAAGATCTGAAAAAAACTCTTACTAAGGACCAATTTAAAAAATTAAAGTCGAAAAGAATTGGAATTTATCACAAGAAGGGATTATTAGATTGGTTGAGCAAAAAGGGAAACGATAGCGGTTTCTCTCTCCTAAACGCAGTCGTAGAATTTCAATCCGATATTTCCGCGAACAAGATCAAAGGTTCTTCCTCCCCATCCATTCCTAAAATTCATACCGTCACCTTTTCTGGTATTCTTAAGATCACCGATCCGGTTAAATTCAAGCTCGCTTATTCCAAAGGGATCGGTCCTAGTAAAGCTTTCGGCTGCGGCATGTTATTATTAGCCAAAACGTAA
- the cas1e gene encoding type I-E CRISPR-associated endonuclease Cas1e, which yields MPNRNLQELPKFEDNWSHLYFEKGRIDQFQKSIGFHYLDKVVPIPIETIGLLLLGPGTSITHEAIKRISDSRCLLAWTGEGGVRFYSAGYTGTYSARNLLRQVEAYGNPKERVSVIRRMYQFRFSDEIPADATIEQIRGLEGARVRKIYREWSENSGVPWKSRSYDQNSWDWSDPINRALSSANACLYGVVHAAILQSGFSPAIGFVHTGKQLSFVYDIADLYKAEITIPLAFEITAENTTNVERRVRLACRDKFKHSKLLKRIIPDIKELIYGGFDFGESEDFSEGRDVAVSH from the coding sequence ATGCCAAACAGAAACCTTCAAGAACTTCCAAAATTCGAAGACAATTGGTCGCATTTATACTTTGAAAAGGGTAGAATTGACCAATTTCAAAAATCTATCGGTTTTCATTATCTGGACAAAGTCGTTCCGATTCCGATCGAAACGATCGGACTTCTTTTATTGGGCCCGGGAACCTCGATCACTCACGAAGCAATCAAAAGGATTTCGGATAGCAGATGTCTTCTCGCTTGGACGGGCGAAGGTGGGGTTCGTTTTTATTCCGCCGGTTATACGGGTACTTATTCCGCTAGAAACTTACTTCGTCAGGTGGAAGCTTACGGTAATCCGAAGGAAAGGGTGTCGGTGATCCGTAGAATGTATCAGTTCCGTTTTTCGGACGAGATTCCCGCGGACGCCACCATCGAACAAATTCGTGGTTTGGAAGGGGCGAGAGTTCGAAAAATTTACAGGGAATGGTCTGAAAATTCCGGAGTTCCTTGGAAGAGTAGATCTTACGACCAAAACAGTTGGGACTGGAGCGACCCGATCAACCGCGCTCTTTCTTCCGCAAACGCTTGTCTTTACGGCGTGGTTCACGCGGCGATTCTTCAATCTGGTTTTTCTCCCGCTATTGGTTTTGTTCATACGGGCAAACAATTGTCCTTCGTGTACGATATTGCAGATCTTTATAAAGCTGAAATTACGATCCCTTTGGCCTTCGAAATTACTGCTGAAAATACGACTAACGTAGAAAGAAGGGTTCGTTTGGCCTGTAGAGATAAATTCAAACATAGTAAATTACTTAAAAGAATTATTCCGGATATCAAGGAGTTGATTTATGGTGGTTTTGATTTTGGAGAGAGTGAAGACTTCTCAGAGGGGAGAGATGTCGCGGTTAGCCATTGA
- the cas2e gene encoding type I-E CRISPR-associated endoribonuclease Cas2e codes for MSRLAIELKPGVFVASINARVRDQIWKKISEEWKSDAIMLYSSNSEQGYGIRSHGDPSREIMDFDGLLLMSKPDSKHDQKVIMSVSDFSKVTEDEVSPFSDLKGFFNEKANSLLLEADDPNESKEQT; via the coding sequence ATGTCGCGGTTAGCCATTGAACTGAAGCCGGGCGTTTTTGTAGCTTCCATTAACGCTAGAGTTCGAGATCAAATTTGGAAAAAAATTTCCGAAGAATGGAAATCGGACGCGATCATGTTGTATTCGAGCAACTCGGAACAGGGTTACGGCATCCGCTCTCACGGCGATCCTTCTCGCGAGATTATGGACTTTGACGGTTTACTTCTAATGTCCAAACCCGATTCTAAACACGATCAGAAAGTAATCATGAGTGTTTCCGATTTTTCTAAGGTTACCGAAGACGAAGTTTCTCCTTTTTCAGATCTTAAAGGCTTTTTCAACGAAAAGGCAAACTCCCTTCTTTTAGAAGCAGATGATCCTAATGAATCTAAAGAACAGACATAA